The window CGCGGCCGGGTCGTACGGCGCCACCAGCGGGGTCACCAGGGTGATGACGTACAGCAGGATCATCACCGCGAGCCCCGCCATGGCCAGGCGGTTCTTCTTGAAGTGCCGCGAGGCGATGGACCACTGGCTGTCGCCGCGCGGCTTCGCCACGCCTGACTGCCTGCGCCGCACCCCGCGTACGGTGTAGTACGCCAGCGCGATCGCCATCACGGCCATCGTTGCCGCCGCCAGGTACAGGTCGGCGGTGATGCGCCCGCCGCGCCCCATTCCCCACAGCCGCTCGCGCGACAGGAAGAAGAGCGCGAGGACGAAGCCCCAGGCCAGCATGGCCAGCACGATGCCGGTCCACGCGGCGCCGCCGGGGCGCACGCTGGCGCCACCCATGCCCGCGGCCGTCCCCGGAAGCGGCTCCGGGGGCGAAGACTCTACGTTGGGAGAAGCTCGCATCGCCGCCTTAATCCGTACGGATGCGGGGGTCGACCACCGCGTATAGGACGTCCGAGAGCAGGTTGCCCGCCACCACGATGGCGGCGATCACGAACGACGTGGCCATCACCATCGGGTAGTCGCGCTGGAGGATGGCGTCGACGATCGCCCGCCCCATCCCCGGCCACCCGAAGATCGTCTCCACCAGCACCGCGCCGCTGAGCAGGAAGGGCAGGTACAGCCCCAGCAGCGTGATGATGGGAATCAGCGCGTTCCGCAGCGCGTGCTTGAACACCACCGTCCGTTCGCTCAAGCCCTTCGCCCGCGCGGTGCGGATGAAGTCCTGGTGGATCACCTCCAGCATGGAGCCGCGCATGTACCGCGCGACGCCCGCCGCCGACCCGATCCCCAGCGCCGTGGCGGGGAGGATAAGGTGCATGATGCGGTCGCTCACCTTGCCGCCGAAGCTCAGGTAGTCGTACTCCACCCCCGTCATGCCTGACGCGGGGAACTGGATGGGCCACCCGGCCGTGTTCGCCTTGAGCGAGAAGATCAGGATCAGCATCAGGGCGAACCAGAACGACGGCATCGAATAGAAGAAGAGCGCCAGGAAGGTGAGCACGTTGTCGGCGATGGAGTACTGCCGCACGGCCTGCACGATCCCGATCAGCATCCCCACCGCGAAGATCACCACCAGCGAGATTAGGGTGAGCTGCACCGTGTTCCACAGCACCTCCGGCAGGATCTCGCCGATGGGCCGCATCTGCCCGAACGAGTAGCCGAAGTCGCCGCGGATGAACGACCAGAGCCACTTGAAGTACTGGATGTGGAGCGGCTGGTCGAGCCCCAGGTTGCGCCTCATCTGCTCGATGACCTCGGGGGCCACGTTGGGCGAGAAGAAACGCGCCGTGGGGTCCCCGGGCGCCAGGTGCACCACGAAGAAGATCAGCGTCAGGATCCCCAGCAGCAGGGGGATGGCGCCCAGGATGCGGCGCAGCAGGTATCCGATCATTCAGTGCCCGGGGTGGGTCGTTAGTGCCAAGTGCTGAGTCCTGAGTCCTGAGTCCTAAGTCCTAAGTCCTAAGTGCCTGGTGCCTAGTTGCGGGCGCTGTCTTTGGGCGGCTCGGCGGCGGTCATGCTGGGGGCGCCGCGGCCCTGGCGCGCCCGCGGAATCCACCACTCCCAGGCGTTCTGGTACGCGCCAAAGGTGTCGATGTGGATGCCGCGCAGGCGGTCGCTCACGGCGTCCACCTGATCGTAGAAATAGAGCCAGGTGTACGGCTGTTCCTGCACGATTCGCTCCGCGGCGGCGCGCCACAGCGGGTTGGCCTTTTCGGGGGTGGGCTGCTCCTTCGCCTGGCGCATCAGGCGCTGCCCCACGGTGTCCCGGTACGACACGATGTTGAGCTGCGCATCCGCGGCGAAGAGCGGGGTGAGGTCCGGGTTCAGGTTCACCCCCCAGCCGCCCAGCACCGCCTCGTAGTCCTTTTCGATCTGGCGGTCCATGAAGGTGTTGAACTCCTGCTGCTGGAGCCGCGCGTCCACCCCCAGCGCCTTCCACTGCTGCTGAAGCACGAGCCCCACGTCTGCCCGGCGCTGGTTTCCCGTGTTGATCAGCATCGTGAAGCGGAAGGGCTTCCCATCCTTGTCCAGCACGCCGTCGCCGTCCGTGTCCTTCCAACCGCGCGCTGCCAGGATGCGCCGCGCCCCCGCCGAATCGTAGGCCAGCGGGCGCATCCGCTGCCGGTCGTACACGTCCTTGAAGATGGGCGGGTACGGCCCTCCCGAAGGCTCCGTGAACTCGCCGAGCTGCAGCGAGCGGATGATGCGCGGCACGTCGATCGCCATCCCCAGCGCGCGCCGCACCTGCGGGTCACGGAAGGCCTCCACCTTTTCCGGGTTGTAGGCCACGAACTCCCAGAAGCGCCTCGCCTCGCGCTCGAAACGCAGGTTCGGTGCCCTTTGCCGCAGCCCCGGAATGCGGTCGGTCGCCAGCCCGCGCACCATGTCCACGTTCCCCGTCTGCAGCTCCA of the Longimicrobium sp. genome contains:
- a CDS encoding ABC transporter substrate-binding protein: MTFMRMKNGGAVALLVAVVLAACGGDEGPPEELRPPLTGNDAARPEPGGTAVLAEANDMERPMPLVWQSSLDSDIVDIMYMGLTRSAWRNGRLEYLLSEESPMAMAWHWEYATPDSASLRYRMRSALRWSDGKPITAHDVVWTYRMLKDTRVASPRQEDVAAVDSAKAENDSTVVFYFERRSPEMHFASAMTIAPRHQFEAAGPAGLRTHPSLNDPTKLVVSGPFRIGDWKPGERITFVPNPHFRPAPRLQSIVIRVVPEMTTRLVELQTGNVDMVRGLATDRIPGLRQRAPNLRFEREARRFWEFVAYNPEKVEAFRDPQVRRALGMAIDVPRIIRSLQLGEFTEPSGGPYPPIFKDVYDRQRMRPLAYDSAGARRILAARGWKDTDGDGVLDKDGKPFRFTMLINTGNQRRADVGLVLQQQWKALGVDARLQQQEFNTFMDRQIEKDYEAVLGGWGVNLNPDLTPLFAADAQLNIVSYRDTVGQRLMRQAKEQPTPEKANPLWRAAAERIVQEQPYTWLYFYDQVDAVSDRLRGIHIDTFGAYQNAWEWWIPRARQGRGAPSMTAAEPPKDSARN
- a CDS encoding ABC transporter permease is translated as MIGYLLRRILGAIPLLLGILTLIFFVVHLAPGDPTARFFSPNVAPEVIEQMRRNLGLDQPLHIQYFKWLWSFIRGDFGYSFGQMRPIGEILPEVLWNTVQLTLISLVVIFAVGMLIGIVQAVRQYSIADNVLTFLALFFYSMPSFWFALMLILIFSLKANTAGWPIQFPASGMTGVEYDYLSFGGKVSDRIMHLILPATALGIGSAAGVARYMRGSMLEVIHQDFIRTARAKGLSERTVVFKHALRNALIPIITLLGLYLPFLLSGAVLVETIFGWPGMGRAIVDAILQRDYPMVMATSFVIAAIVVAGNLLSDVLYAVVDPRIRTD